In Natrinema amylolyticum, the DNA window TTCCGATTCGAATTCGAACCGACTCGCCGAACCGCTGGTACTGGGCCATCGACGGCCTCCGCGACGCCTCAGAGTGCCCGCGATCGGTTCCCGACCGATCCGACGCGTTCTCCTTCGCCCGAAACGAACGCAAACGCTTCCGTCGGCAGTGGTCACAGCGAATTCAGGTGGCCGACGACGCGTGGGAGCGCGTCGATCCCGGTACCTACGCGATCAGCGGGAGCGTCGCTCGCACGGACGCCGCCGACCGAGGACTCGCCGATCGGACCGAGATCGAGATCACCGATTGAGGCTCCGTTCGGAGTGGTTCGGAACGATCCGTATCTCCCTGGAATCGCTCACACGAACGGTGTACCCGTCGACGGTAAATCCGACGTCTACGGACCGCCCGCGTTCCTCAGCGTGGCGTATCATCGCTTCCAGTGACCCGACGTCGACGTTCTCGTAGAGCGGCTCGAGATCCCCCTCTGAAACCCCACGTACTGC includes these proteins:
- a CDS encoding HalOD1 output domain-containing protein, encoding MTRDRESDRPVADGGPEFVTECRPEESTIEAVSRSVAAVRGVSEGDLEPLYENVDVGSLEAMIRHAEERGRSVDVGFTVDGYTVRVSDSREIRIVPNHSERSLNR